A single genomic interval of Mycolicibacterium sp. MU0053 harbors:
- a CDS encoding FAD-dependent oxidoreductase → MPHVITQSCCSDGSCVFACPVNCIHPSPDEPGFATTEMLYIDPAACVDCGACVSACPVGAIAPESQLTPAQLPFIELNAGFYPPRAEGEKVPPTSKLAPVIPAPEVRTGGTPLTVAIVGSGPAAMYAADELLTQPGVRVNVFEKLPTPYGLVRAGVAPDHPSTKGVTELFDRVTRRKGFTFFLNVEVGRHLRHSDLLAHHHAVLYAVGAPNDRRLDIDGMQLPGAGTATELVAWINGHPDFTDLPVDLGHERVVVIGNGNVALDVARILTADADDLARTDIADHALARLRDSRVREVVIAARRGPADSAFTLPELIGLTGVAEVVLEPGDQDLVQRDLAALGAGAEHRLTRAKLEILSKLAGSDSPVTKPRIRLAYRCTPSRIEGTDRVSGIEFIRTGTDETRRLDAGLVLTSIGYRGKAIHDLPFDDDLGVVPNDGGRVLGASGAYVAGWIKRGPTGFIGTNKSCALQTVQQLVADYNDGVLATPAGRPDALAKLVQARQPDVVDLAGWRAIDAAEVERGQGQRPRSKFTDVAAMLAVAAAAPKPSLRRRLLAGLRG, encoded by the coding sequence ATGCCCCACGTCATCACCCAGTCGTGCTGCAGCGACGGGTCGTGTGTTTTCGCCTGCCCGGTGAACTGCATCCATCCGTCCCCGGATGAGCCGGGGTTCGCCACCACCGAGATGCTCTACATCGATCCGGCGGCCTGTGTGGACTGCGGCGCGTGCGTCAGCGCCTGCCCGGTGGGTGCGATCGCCCCGGAGTCACAGCTGACGCCCGCACAGTTGCCGTTCATCGAACTGAACGCCGGCTTCTACCCGCCGCGCGCGGAGGGCGAGAAGGTGCCGCCGACCTCGAAGCTGGCGCCGGTGATCCCGGCGCCGGAGGTCCGCACCGGCGGTACCCCGCTGACGGTCGCCATCGTCGGGTCCGGGCCGGCGGCGATGTATGCCGCCGACGAGCTGCTGACGCAGCCGGGGGTACGGGTCAATGTCTTCGAAAAGCTGCCCACCCCTTACGGTTTGGTGCGCGCCGGGGTCGCCCCCGACCATCCCAGCACCAAGGGCGTGACCGAGCTGTTCGACCGGGTCACCCGGCGCAAGGGGTTCACGTTCTTTCTCAATGTCGAGGTCGGCCGGCACCTGCGGCACAGCGATCTGCTCGCGCATCACCACGCGGTGTTGTACGCGGTCGGGGCGCCCAACGATCGCCGTCTCGACATCGACGGCATGCAGTTGCCCGGCGCGGGGACCGCCACCGAACTCGTGGCCTGGATCAACGGCCACCCCGACTTCACGGATCTGCCCGTCGATCTGGGGCACGAACGCGTCGTGGTCATCGGCAATGGCAACGTCGCCCTCGACGTGGCCCGGATCCTCACCGCCGACGCCGACGACCTGGCCCGCACCGACATCGCCGACCACGCCCTGGCGCGACTGCGCGACTCCCGGGTGCGGGAGGTCGTCATCGCGGCCCGGCGCGGACCGGCGGACTCGGCGTTCACGCTGCCCGAGTTGATCGGGCTGACCGGGGTTGCCGAGGTGGTGCTCGAACCGGGCGACCAAGACCTGGTGCAGCGCGACCTCGCGGCGTTGGGCGCCGGCGCCGAGCACCGCCTGACCCGCGCCAAGCTGGAGATCCTGAGCAAACTCGCCGGCAGCGACTCGCCGGTGACCAAGCCGCGCATCCGGCTGGCCTATCGCTGCACCCCGTCCCGGATCGAGGGGACCGACCGGGTCAGCGGAATCGAATTCATCCGCACCGGAACCGACGAGACCCGCCGCCTCGACGCCGGTCTGGTGCTGACGTCAATCGGCTACCGCGGCAAGGCTATTCACGATCTGCCGTTCGACGACGACCTGGGTGTGGTGCCCAACGACGGCGGCCGGGTGCTGGGCGCGAGCGGCGCCTACGTGGCCGGCTGGATCAAGCGCGGCCCGACGGGGTTCATCGGCACCAACAAGTCGTGTGCGTTGCAAACCGTGCAGCAACTCGTCGCCGACTACAACGACGGGGTGCTCGCCACGCCGGCCGGTCGGCCCGACGCGCTCGCCAAGCTCGTGCAGGCCCGCCAACCCGACGTCGTCGACCTGGCCGGGTGGCGCGCCATCGACGCCGCCGAGGTCGAACGCGGTCAGGGGCAGCGGCCGCGCAGCAAGTTCACCGATGTGGCGGCCATGCTCGCGGTCGCCGCCGCGGCGCCGAAACCGTCGTTGCGCCGGCGTCTTCTAGCTGGCCTGCGGGGTTAG
- a CDS encoding VOC family protein produces MTIDNTPMLVPHLVVDDAAAAIDFYVRAFNATEEIRMPGPDGKIIHACVTINGHPVFLNDDFPETSGGKSMTPTALGGASVTLHLHGPDVDGRFKRAVDAGATAVAEPEDQFWGDRYALVRDPFGHQWSLAESVREVAPADIAAHMNAS; encoded by the coding sequence ATGACCATCGACAACACCCCGATGCTGGTACCGCACCTCGTGGTCGACGACGCCGCCGCCGCGATCGACTTCTACGTGCGGGCGTTCAACGCCACCGAGGAGATCCGGATGCCGGGCCCCGACGGCAAGATCATTCACGCCTGCGTGACGATCAACGGCCACCCGGTCTTCCTCAACGACGACTTCCCCGAAACATCCGGCGGCAAATCCATGACCCCGACGGCATTGGGCGGCGCGTCGGTGACGTTGCACCTGCACGGACCGGATGTCGACGGTCGGTTCAAACGCGCCGTCGACGCCGGTGCCACCGCGGTCGCCGAACCGGAGGACCAGTTCTGGGGCGATCGGTACGCCCTGGTACGTGACCCCTTCGGCCATCAGTGGTCGTTGGCCGAATCGGTGCGCGAGGTGGCCCCGGCCGACATCGCCGCGCATATGAACGCGAGCTAA
- a CDS encoding citrate synthase 2: MTAGPKDFVPGLEGVVAFETEIAEPDKDGGALRYRGVDIEDLVGERVTFADVWALLVDGRFGRGLSPAEPFPLPIHTGDVRVDVQAGLAMLAPIWGYAPLLDIDDDTARDQLARASVMALSYVAQSARGIYQPAVPQRVIDECATVTARFMTRWQGEPDPRHVEAIDAYWVSAAEHGMNASTFTARVIASTGADVAAAMSGAIGAMSGPLHGGAPARVLPMIEEVERNDDAAAVVKGILDRSEKLMGFGHRVYRAEDPRARVLRATAKRLGAPRYEVAAALEQAALAELRERRPDRPIETNVEFWAAVILDFAGVPARMMPAMFTCGRTAGWCAHILEQKRLGKLVRPAAIYVGPEPRRPQQVEGWDLLAQR; this comes from the coding sequence ATGACTGCAGGACCAAAGGATTTCGTCCCCGGGCTGGAAGGCGTGGTCGCATTCGAGACCGAGATCGCCGAGCCCGACAAGGACGGCGGCGCCCTGCGGTATCGCGGGGTCGACATCGAGGACCTGGTGGGCGAGCGGGTCACCTTCGCCGACGTGTGGGCGTTGTTGGTGGACGGCCGGTTCGGCCGCGGCCTGTCCCCCGCCGAACCCTTCCCGCTGCCGATCCACACCGGCGACGTCCGGGTGGACGTCCAGGCCGGACTGGCGATGCTGGCCCCGATCTGGGGCTACGCGCCGCTGCTCGACATCGACGACGACACCGCCCGCGACCAACTGGCCCGGGCGTCGGTGATGGCGCTGTCGTATGTGGCGCAGTCCGCGCGCGGCATCTACCAGCCGGCCGTTCCGCAGCGCGTGATCGACGAGTGCGCCACGGTCACCGCGCGATTCATGACGCGTTGGCAGGGTGAGCCGGATCCCCGCCACGTCGAGGCCATCGACGCCTACTGGGTGTCGGCCGCCGAACACGGCATGAACGCGTCGACGTTCACGGCCCGCGTGATCGCCTCGACCGGCGCTGATGTGGCCGCGGCGATGTCGGGGGCGATCGGAGCCATGAGCGGCCCGCTGCACGGCGGCGCGCCGGCGCGGGTGCTGCCCATGATCGAGGAGGTCGAACGCAACGACGACGCCGCGGCCGTCGTCAAGGGCATCCTGGACCGCAGCGAGAAGCTGATGGGCTTCGGTCACCGGGTCTACCGCGCCGAGGATCCCCGGGCCCGCGTGCTGCGGGCCACCGCCAAGCGGTTGGGCGCCCCGCGCTACGAGGTGGCCGCGGCGCTGGAGCAGGCCGCACTGGCCGAACTGCGGGAGCGTCGACCGGACCGCCCCATCGAGACCAACGTCGAGTTCTGGGCCGCGGTCATCCTGGACTTCGCCGGGGTGCCCGCCAGGATGATGCCGGCGATGTTCACCTGCGGCCGCACCGCGGGCTGGTGCGCGCACATCCTCGAACAGAAGCGGCTGGGCAAGCTGGTGCGCCCCGCCGCGATCTATGTCGGCCCCGAGCCGCGGCGTCCGCAGCAGGTCGAGGGTTGGGATCTGCTCGCCCAGCGATGA
- the pdxH gene encoding pyridoxamine 5'-phosphate oxidase produces the protein MVEAEGARSRSTRVESGSVEKDAHADLDVDWLGEDPATGWLTLLRNWITDAERAGLAEPNAMVLATVHAGKPVCRSVLCKSVEATGITFYTNYNSAKGAELAETPQAAVTFPWYQLGRQVHLRGSVRKVSADETAAYWSKRPRGSQLGAWASQQSQPIASRAVLLERLAEVTARFSGAAEVPVPPHWGGYRIAPETVEFWQGRQDRIHNRIRIVLDAALPAGALVTRLQP, from the coding sequence ATGGTCGAGGCGGAGGGTGCACGCTCGAGGTCGACGCGCGTCGAATCCGGCTCGGTCGAGAAGGACGCCCACGCTGATCTCGATGTGGACTGGCTGGGCGAGGACCCGGCGACCGGCTGGCTCACGTTGCTGCGCAACTGGATCACCGATGCCGAACGGGCCGGACTCGCCGAACCGAACGCGATGGTTCTCGCCACCGTGCACGCCGGGAAGCCGGTCTGTCGATCGGTGCTGTGCAAAAGCGTCGAGGCGACCGGAATCACGTTCTACACCAACTACAACTCGGCCAAGGGCGCCGAACTCGCCGAGACACCCCAGGCGGCCGTGACCTTCCCCTGGTACCAGCTGGGTCGGCAGGTGCATCTTCGCGGATCGGTCCGCAAGGTCAGCGCCGACGAAACCGCCGCGTATTGGTCCAAACGTCCGCGGGGATCGCAGCTGGGTGCCTGGGCCTCGCAACAATCGCAGCCGATCGCCTCCCGCGCGGTCCTGCTCGAGCGACTGGCCGAGGTCACGGCGCGGTTCTCCGGCGCCGCCGAGGTCCCGGTGCCCCCGCATTGGGGCGGCTACCGCATTGCCCCGGAGACCGTGGAGTTCTGGCAGGGCCGCCAAGACCGGATCCACAACCGCATCAGGATCGTGCTGGACGCCGCACTGCCGGCCGGGGCCTTGGTTACCCGGCTGCAGCCCTAG
- a CDS encoding TetR/AcrR family transcriptional regulator, which yields MGGAKAGTAVGLRERKKRRTRATLIEAAVQLCLDQGYDNTTVEQIAAAAEVSPRTFSRYFATKDAVVLTLLEDLVDLVHDELATIPYEVPVLEALRRAHVHVLDAVGSGSVTGVSSERIALMLRILNSTPTLKSAATEFTPRATLVALADRLGVGVEDRRVALVAGIWATIIVTACGDLNADRDGLKLGPDLMVKRICEVFEQFAGLTVGLG from the coding sequence GTGGGGGGAGCCAAGGCGGGCACCGCCGTGGGCCTACGGGAACGCAAGAAACGTCGCACGCGCGCGACGTTGATCGAGGCTGCGGTCCAGCTGTGCCTGGACCAGGGCTACGACAACACCACCGTCGAGCAGATCGCGGCCGCCGCCGAGGTGTCGCCGCGCACCTTCAGCCGGTACTTCGCGACCAAGGACGCGGTCGTGTTGACGTTGCTGGAGGACCTGGTCGACCTGGTGCACGACGAGTTGGCCACCATCCCGTACGAGGTGCCGGTGCTCGAGGCGCTGCGGCGCGCGCACGTCCACGTGCTCGACGCGGTGGGTTCCGGCAGCGTGACCGGGGTGTCGAGCGAGCGGATCGCGCTGATGCTGCGGATCCTGAATTCGACGCCCACGCTCAAGTCCGCAGCCACCGAATTCACGCCTCGTGCCACCCTCGTCGCGTTGGCCGACCGGTTGGGGGTCGGCGTCGAGGATCGCCGGGTGGCGCTGGTGGCGGGCATCTGGGCGACTATCATCGTGACCGCGTGCGGGGACCTCAACGCCGACCGCGACGGCCTCAAATTGGGCCCGGATTTGATGGTGAAGCGCATCTGCGAGGTCTTCGAACAGTTCGCCGGGCTCACCGTCGGGCTGGGCTAG
- a CDS encoding citrate synthase translates to MASNSSQDSTLETATLKYPGGEIDLDIVPATEGSDGIALGSLLAKTGYTTFDGGFVNTSSTKSAITYIDGDAGILRYRGYPIEQLAEKSTFIEVSYLLIYGELPTKDELESFTNKIQRHTLLHEDLKRFFDGFPRNAHPMPVLSSAVNALSAYYPDSLDPFNPTQVELSTIRLLAKLPTIAAYAFKKSEGQPFLYPDNSLTLVENFLRMTFGLPAEPYEIDTEIARALDMLFILHADHEQNCSTSTVRLVGSSEANLFTSISGGINALWGPLHGGANQAVLEMLEKIRSEHTDVREFVKKVKNREDGVKLMGFGHRVYKNYDPRARIVKEQADKILAKLGGDDELLGIAKSLEEIALTDDFFIERKLYPNVDYYTGVIYRAMGFPTRMFTVLFALGRLPGWIAHWREMHSQPGKIGRPRQIYTGYTERDYAAIDGR, encoded by the coding sequence GTGGCCAGCAACTCGAGTCAAGATTCAACACTCGAAACCGCCACCCTGAAGTATCCGGGTGGAGAGATCGACCTGGACATCGTGCCGGCGACGGAGGGATCCGACGGAATCGCACTCGGGTCTTTGCTGGCAAAGACGGGTTACACCACCTTCGACGGTGGTTTCGTCAACACCTCCTCGACGAAGTCCGCGATCACCTACATCGACGGCGACGCCGGCATCCTGCGGTATCGGGGCTACCCGATCGAGCAGCTCGCCGAGAAGTCGACGTTCATCGAGGTCAGCTATCTGCTGATCTACGGCGAACTGCCGACCAAGGACGAGCTGGAATCGTTCACCAACAAGATCCAGCGGCACACCTTGCTGCACGAGGACCTCAAGCGGTTCTTCGACGGCTTCCCCCGCAACGCGCATCCGATGCCGGTGCTCTCCAGCGCGGTCAATGCGCTGAGCGCCTACTATCCGGATTCACTGGATCCGTTCAATCCGACGCAGGTGGAACTTTCCACCATTCGGCTGCTCGCCAAGCTGCCGACCATCGCCGCCTATGCCTTCAAGAAGTCCGAGGGGCAGCCGTTCCTGTACCCGGACAACTCGCTGACGCTGGTCGAGAACTTCCTGCGGATGACCTTCGGCCTCCCGGCCGAGCCCTATGAAATCGACACTGAGATCGCTCGCGCCCTGGACATGCTGTTCATCCTGCACGCCGATCACGAGCAGAACTGTTCGACCTCGACGGTGCGGCTGGTGGGTTCCTCGGAGGCCAACCTGTTCACGTCGATCTCCGGCGGCATCAACGCGCTGTGGGGCCCGCTGCACGGCGGCGCCAACCAGGCGGTGCTGGAGATGCTGGAGAAGATCCGCAGCGAGCACACCGACGTCCGCGAGTTCGTCAAGAAGGTCAAGAACCGCGAAGACGGCGTCAAGCTGATGGGCTTCGGCCACCGCGTGTACAAGAACTACGACCCGCGCGCCCGCATCGTCAAGGAACAGGCCGACAAGATCCTGGCCAAGCTGGGTGGCGACGACGAACTGCTGGGCATCGCGAAATCGCTCGAGGAGATCGCGCTCACCGACGACTTCTTCATCGAACGCAAGCTGTATCCGAACGTCGACTACTACACCGGGGTCATCTACCGGGCGATGGGCTTCCCCACCCGGATGTTCACGGTGCTCTTCGCGCTCGGTCGGCTGCCCGGATGGATCGCGCACTGGCGGGAGATGCACTCCCAGCCCGGCAAGATCGGCCGGCCGCGCCAGATCTACACCGGTTACACCGAACGCGACTACGCGGCCATCGACGGCCGCTGA
- a CDS encoding FKBP-type peptidyl-prolyl cis-trans isomerase translates to MTTKPEIEFPEGPAPGELVIEDLVVGDGAEAVPGGTVEVHYVGVEFDTGEEFDSSWDRGQSIEFPLRGLIQGWQDGIPGMQVGGRRKLTIPPAQAYGPAGGGHRLSGKTLIFVIDLLGVR, encoded by the coding sequence ATGACGACAAAACCCGAGATCGAGTTTCCCGAGGGACCCGCGCCGGGCGAATTGGTCATCGAGGACCTGGTGGTCGGCGACGGTGCGGAGGCCGTGCCCGGCGGCACCGTCGAGGTGCACTATGTCGGCGTGGAATTCGACACCGGCGAGGAATTCGACAGTTCGTGGGACCGCGGCCAGAGTATTGAATTCCCGTTGCGGGGACTCATCCAGGGCTGGCAGGACGGCATTCCGGGAATGCAGGTCGGCGGACGCCGCAAGCTGACGATCCCGCCAGCTCAGGCCTACGGCCCGGCCGGCGGCGGGCATCGGCTGTCCGGCAAGACACTGATCTTCGTGATCGATTTGCTGGGCGTGCGATAG
- a CDS encoding OmpA family protein: MPDPDETRTITGWKTASRLYRRSPGLGWLLALLVVPLLLGLLGWGVLDNSGEDLDPEAATPEVTVPGRPAALSIIRNGNDITLSGEIPNAAAKTELLDLLTSIHGPDVNLVDNLDIAAGVLEPNLPGLHAVLGAAAEIPDFSWTLKGTNLTLSGTAPSEQVRSAVEAAATSAWPDVNVTNRIQVTGGPPGAPVPAPGGDCANLQADITALLDTPVTFETDGTSLTPPSAQLLSRIAEKITACPEVRVSVDGYTDNSGNDAINVPLSTNRAKAVADFLVARGVAGNLVTSQGHGSANPIAANDTAEGKAQNRRVEITVS; this comes from the coding sequence ATGCCGGATCCCGACGAAACCCGAACGATAACCGGGTGGAAAACCGCATCGCGGCTCTACCGTCGGTCGCCGGGTCTGGGATGGTTGCTGGCGTTGTTGGTGGTCCCGTTGCTGTTGGGACTGCTGGGCTGGGGCGTACTCGACAACTCCGGCGAGGATCTCGATCCCGAGGCGGCCACCCCCGAAGTCACCGTGCCGGGCCGGCCGGCCGCGTTGTCAATCATCAGGAACGGCAACGACATAACGCTGTCGGGGGAGATACCCAATGCGGCGGCGAAGACCGAGCTGCTCGACCTGCTCACCTCGATCCACGGACCCGACGTTAACCTCGTCGACAACCTCGACATCGCGGCCGGCGTCCTCGAACCTAATCTGCCCGGCCTGCACGCTGTCCTCGGGGCCGCGGCCGAAATCCCGGATTTCAGCTGGACTCTCAAGGGCACCAACCTCACGCTGAGCGGGACCGCACCCAGTGAGCAGGTCCGGTCCGCGGTCGAGGCGGCCGCCACCTCGGCATGGCCAGATGTCAACGTCACCAACCGGATTCAGGTCACGGGTGGCCCGCCCGGCGCCCCGGTACCGGCTCCCGGCGGTGACTGCGCCAATCTGCAGGCCGATATCACCGCGCTGCTCGACACCCCGGTCACCTTCGAGACCGACGGCACCAGCCTGACCCCGCCCAGTGCGCAGCTGTTGAGCCGGATCGCCGAGAAGATCACGGCGTGCCCCGAGGTCCGGGTCTCGGTGGACGGATACACCGACAACAGCGGCAACGACGCCATCAACGTTCCGTTGAGCACCAATCGCGCCAAGGCCGTGGCCGACTTCCTGGTCGCACGCGGCGTCGCCGGCAACCTCGTCACCTCGCAGGGCCACGGCTCGGCCAATCCGATCGCCGCCAATGACACGGCCGAGGGGAAAGCTCAGAACCGCCGCGTCGAGATCACCGTCAGCTAA